From the Lathyrus oleraceus cultivar Zhongwan6 chromosome 3, CAAS_Psat_ZW6_1.0, whole genome shotgun sequence genome, the window AGTATTTATCATGTCTTTCTTTGAGTCGAACATTTGTGATTGCATGTTTATTCTCGTAACCATGTCCGACTAAATTCATAGAGTACAAATGTGAGGGTCATCGTTCCGACGAGACTCGGTAAATTAATTTTGCGTATAATTTCAAGTTTTAATTTGTTtttctgattctgatttttagttttaaaataaaaaaggtTTTGTATGAAAGCGAAAACACTCAGGTACTAGTCAACAACACGAGTGTGAGACTCATGCCAAAACGTAAATATTGGATTTAATTTTCTAAAAACAGTGACAACGCTTTAGTGATTAATTAGGATTTATTGGTTTTCAAAAATTGTTTCCAAATTATAAACTGAGTGAGCGACAACTAAGCATTTACGGTTTTTAAACATAATACGAGCTGCGTAAAAGTGAGCAGTGTTTTTAAGTTTATATTTTCCTCCGAAAAAATATTTTAAGAACCAAAACAAAACGATAAAGAATGTATTGAGTCTTAGAGGTGCAACGGAAATTACATCCGGTCTCGCTTTCATCATATTCTTACTAGCCAACTTTTATTTTCTTGTTCTAAATTTTCTTCTCACAGAACAAATAAAATTCTATTAGTCTTAAATTTACATAGCAACGGTAGATAGCGGTTAAGTTGACTAAAAATTCTCTATGGGTTCTAAATCTTTTCTATTACTTTGATAAAGTCTCAGCACTTGCGAATAAGCTACCACACAGGAAGCACATTAGCGAACATATCTCTTCCAGGAGAAACTTGTTTCTCCGCCTTCGAGAATCCTTTTTCAAAAGTGTTTAGAATATGGTGAACAAACCTATCCTCACCTCCCTTGCTCGACTCCTCCCCCTTTTGGTATCTTGGACTATCTGAGTAATCTCTCCCTCGGGGATTAGACTCGCCTAATCCCCAGGCCGAGATAGTCTTAACGTATTTCTTCAAGTGTCCCTCTTGAATGAGGCACTCTATCTCCTTTTTGCTCTAAGCTCATTCTAAAATGCTCAtacaaacatctcttggttcaaATGACCCCCCTTGATCGTCGTCTCGTCAACGCAAATGAGGTACTCCTTCAAAGATTTAGAGGAACTTTGGCGAATATTGAATAGACTAATAGTTATCATCTTCCCATTCCTAGTCGCAGCGTATTGATAGACTAACATCTTCACTAAATCCTGATACAGAGAGATGGGGAAATCCATATACCACCTAAGAGTTGTATATATAAAGGTGTCAGATAGAAATTTGCATTTGAAAGAGTCAGGTGCACAAATAATAAACATTTGAGTGTTGATTGAGACGACATGTTCAAATGGCCGGCTTAAATTTTTTTGGGACGGACGTCTCCCCTATCTCATCTAATAAGCAGTATTAAGATTTTTCTTAAAGAATTTTTTGTTAATATCTATATAAATGAAAAAGTATTTATGTACATTAATCTATACTTGCCTTGTATATCTACATGTATCTACTAAAATTTTCACTAGTTTCCATAAAGAAAACTGCACAATTCAATGACACGTTTTATTGGAACAACAATAACAGTCGTAGGTTCCCATAGGAAGGCGTAAATACATGTAGAATTTGAAAACACAAGATAGTATTACTATTAGTATCTCTTTATCTTCTGAAGAGTGAATTTGAAAACATTATTCCTTCTCTTGAAACAGAATGGCTAAAAAATATGAGGGACCTGCTATTGGAATTGATCTTGGCACAACCTATTCATGTGTTGCTGTATGGCAAGATCAAAACAATAGAGCAGAGATCATACACAATGATCAAGGAAACAGAACCACTCCTTCTTTTGTTGCTTTTACTAATGAACAAAGGTTGATTGGTGAATCTGCTAAAAATCAGGCTGCTTCAAACCCAACCAACACTGTTTTTGGTAATTTACCTTTTTTTTTATCTTCCTCCATTATACACACACTATTTTACCTTTTTATCTTTCTCCATTGTTTATGCAGTACACTATTTTTTAGTTATTTTTCTGCTCAGCTTTCATGAGAACAAAACAAACTCTTATTGTTGCAGATGCAAAGAGGTTGATTGGAAGGAAATATAGTGACTCCGTTATTCAGAATGACATACAATTGTGGCCATTTAAGGTTGTTGCTGGAAATGATGACAAACCTGAGATCATTGTTAAGTATAAGGGTGAAGAAAAACGTCTTTGTGCAGAGGAAATATCGTCTATGATTCTTATGAAGATGTGTGAGATTGCAGAGAAATTTTTGGAGTCACCTGTCAAGAATGCAGTTGTTACAGTGCCGGCTTATTTCAATGACTCTCAGCGGAAAGCAACAAAAGATGCTGGTGCGATTGCTGGACTCAATGTAATGCGGATAATCAATGAACCTACTGCTGCTGCCCTTGCATATGGACTTCAAAAACGAGCAAATAATGTTGGAAGACGAAATGTGTTCATCTTTGATCTCGGTGGTGGCACTTTTGACGTGTCTCTCCTCACACTCGAAGATGATAGCTTTGATGTGAAAGCCACTGCCGGAGATACGCACCTTGGAGGAGAGGACTTTGATAATAGAATGGTTAACCACTTAGTGAAGGAGTTTAAAAGGAAGAATAAAATGGACATAAGTGGGAACTCGAGGGCCCTAAGGAGGTTGAGAACTGCTTGTGAGAGGGCTAAAAGAACGTTGTCATTTGATACTGAGGCTACTATTGACATTGATGCATTGTATGATGGAGTTGACTTCCATTCTATAATCACTAGGGCGAAATTTGAACAACTCAACATGGATCTGTTTGAAAAGTGTTTGGATATAGTCAAGAGTTGTCTTGCTGATGCTAAGATGGCTAAAGGTAGTGTTGATGATGTTGTACTTGTTGGTGGATCTTCTAGGATTCCCAAAGTGCAGCAGCTATTGAAGGACTTTTTTAAGGAGAAGGATCTGTGCAGTAGCATCAACCCGGACGAGGCTGTTGCTTATGGAGCAGCGGTTCAGGCTGCTTTACTTTGTGAAGGTATTAAGAATGTTCCAAACTTGGTATTGCAAGATGTTACACCTTTGTCACTTGGTAAAGCAATAGATGGAGATGTCATGAATGTTGTGATTCCTAGAAACACCTCCATTCCTACTAAGAAGACAAGAAAGTATAGTACACTTGAAGATAACCAACCTTATGTCTCAATTATGGTTTATGAGGGTGAGAGAATGGTTGCGAGTGAGAACAACTTGCTTGGTTTGTTTCATCTCTCAGTCCGCCATGCACCTCGTGGCCTTCCTATCCATGTATGCTTTTCTATCGATGCTGATGGTATATTAAACGTGTCTGCAGAAGAAAAAACAAGTGGTAATAAGAAAGATATTACAATAACCAATGAAAATGGAAGACTGTCAAGCAAAGAAATAGAGAGAATGATAGTGGAAGCTGAGCACTTCAAGTCCGAAGATATGAAGCATGTGAAGAAGGCTAGAGCAATGCGTGCTTTGGATGCTTATCTTTATAACATGAAGAAAGTAATGAAGGATAATAGTGTAACTTCCAAGCTCACTGCTGTTGACAAAGTGAAGATCAGTTCTGCAATGATAAAGGGAGAAGAATTGATTGATGACAATGAACAAGAAACATTTGTGTTTGTGGACGTTCTTAGGGAGCTTGAGAGCATCTTTGAATCAGCTATGAAAAAGATCAACAAAGATTAATCTGTTGAAGAAGTGACTCTGATTCTTAATgatcatttttatttattttatttcatttctgTTTGTATGAATTTCATGTATAATGTTTGACCcgtttgttttgtttgttttctgCTGAATGGTTCTGTTTCTAGAGAGCATCGGTGATTTTCAAAAttatggactttattaaacatTGACTACTCGGTCATCTAATTTAATTTCTTATTTATAGTATTTTAAGGAGAATATTAGACACACTAATTCTAAATCGTTTCTAACTCAAAATTTCAAGagtattttaaaaaatattacaACCATAAGAAATATCTAGACGCTCCAAACACTACAAATTTTTTCAAGAAATATTACCTAAATTACTTAAGCCTAAAGTAACTAAGcccaaaaatcaaaatcaaaataataAGGTTAGACTcaaatcaagtttaatatttcaacGTCCCCTTAAATTTGATTTGTATTTCACGAAAGTTTTCAACTTGAGTGTCTTGGTGAAAATGTCGGTAGCTTGATCTTTAGACATCACATACTTCAACTTCATCTCATTCTCCTCGATGCATTCTCTTATGAAGTGGTAACGAGTGTCGATGTGCTTACTTCTTTCATGAAAGACAAGATTCTTTGTCAAAGTAAATGCTGATTTATTGTCAACGCATATTTCCCTAGGATCTTCTTGTGGCATTTTTTACTCTTTCAACAAGTTCCTTAGCCAAATTGCATGACAAACGAGGGATGTGTCGTCGACATACTCAACTTCACAAGTTGACAGTGTGACTATTGGTTGTTTCTTTGACATTCAAGTGAAAGCAGTATCTCCCATAAAGAACACAAAATCAGTAATACTCTTTCTTTCATCTAACCTGAAATGATTAAATTTCCAAAACCAATTCGACTTTTCAAGAATCAATTCGGATCGTCCAACTCAACTTGAACTTCTAAAATTAATTCGAAAAAGAGCGAAATGATTTCTAAAACCAAGTTTATTTTCAAAGATCAAATCTAACCTCAAAATCAACTTAAACttaaaaagttaatttgaagTTGAAATCAATATGAAGTTAGAATTAATCAGAACAATTATTATGACACGATGACAAGATGATGACTGCATATGCAATGGACTGGTGAATCCAACTGACGCGACTTGTAAATTGGATTGAACCATGCTTGTTCAAATGAAATGAATAGATGAGGATGATATGAAAATGTATGGGGTTAGTGACCTATATGATTATGTGAAGGgtagggcaaattttggggtatgacaaccgcccattcgggttttcagtctaccgagaaacccatttttgcataagtcgtcatttcgggttttcaacttatcgaACTTTCTCCTTTTTTTCaagcgtagtattttttaactgcattCGCATTCATCGGGGATtgaagatcttcaccatccatagtgCCAGAATTAAGGCTCCTCCAGAGAAGACCTTTCTCACAACATATATGCCTTCATAGTTTGACGTCCATTTACCCCTTGGGTCAATATGGATTGGAAGAATATTTTTTAATACGAGGTCTCCGGCCTTTAGGCTAAGGGGAAAAACCTTTTTGTCATGTGCCCTATTTATTCATTTTTGATAGAGTTGGTTGTGGTAGATGGCTGCCAAacgcttctcatcaatgaggtttagTTGGTTAAATTGGGCTTGTATCCACTCAGCTTCATCAAGCTTAACGTCGGTCAAAATCTTTAAGGAATGAATCTCTACTTCGACCGAAAAGACTGCATTCATGCCATACAGAAGGGAGAAAGGAGTTTCCCCAATGGAAGTGTGTACTGAAGTATGATAACCACATAACGTGAACGAGAGCATTTtgtgccaatctttgtaggtttccaccatctcttgcacgatcttcttgatgtttttgttagtTGCCTCAACAACGTCGTTCATCTTAGGCCTATAAGGCGATAATTTATGGTGGTCGATCTTGAAATTTTggcatagctctttcatcattttattattgaggttaaatccattatcagtaatgatctgTTGGGGACCCTATAATGgcagatgatttctttcttgagGAATCGAGTCACCACTTGCCTGGTAACGTTGGCGTACGAGGCTGCTTCTatccattttgtgaagtagtcaatggctATAAGGATGAAGTGGTGTCCATTCGAGGCAGTTGGCTCTATACGtccgatcatgtcaattccccacatatAAGGCGATGAGTTATGGTGGTCGATCTTGAAATTTTggcatagctctttcatcattttattattgaggttagatccattatcagtaatgatcttgctgGGGACCCTATAACGGCAGATGATTTCGTTCCTGAGGAATTGAGTCACCACTTGCCTGGTAACGTTGGCGTAcgaggctgcttctacccattttgtgaagtagtcaatggctACAAGGATGAAGTGGTGTCCATTCGAGGCAGTTGGCTCTATACGtccgatcatgtcaattccccacatggagaaaggccaaggtgatgttaggaTATTGGGCGGCGTTGGTGACACATGGATCTTATCGGCgtagatctggcacttgtggcatGTTTTGACGTGGCGATAACAGTCAACCTCTATAGTCATCCAATAGTAGTCGGTCCTTAAGATTTTGTTTACCATAGTGTTCCCACTCGCATGCATCCCAAAGGATCCTTCGTGAATTTCCATTATAATCTGGTTTGCTTcttgcttgttcacacatctaagcagaaccgaatcataatttctcttgtataatacccctccagttaagaagaatttggatgataGTTTCCGAAGATACTTCTTGTCGGTGATGGATGCGTCCATATGGCACTCTTGGTTGTCTAAGAATTTCATGATGTCGTAGAACCAAGGATGACTGTCGGCTTCGTCTTCTGCTGCTAGACAGTAAGCAGGCTCGTCCAAGTAGTTGAGATGAAAGGACGTCGCTTCATTCTTCCACTTAACTTTAAACATGGACGCCAAAGTTGCCAAGGCGTCAACTAGTTGATTCTCTTCTCTATGGATGTGGTGGAATGTAATCTCATCGAAGTAGGGGACTAGTTTCAAGACATGCTCTTTGTAAGGAAAGAGCTTATGATCTCTAGTATCCCTATCTTCTTTGACTTGGTTGATTACCAAGATTGAATCTCCATAGACTTCCAATATTTTGATTCTAAGATCGATAGCAGCTTCAATACcaaagatacaagcctcgtattCGGCCATATTTTTTGTACATTCAAAACACAACCTTGCGGTGAATGAGAGGTGGAAATTAGTTGAAGAAgtgattactgccccaatgccattgtcatgagcgttagaagctccatcaaaaaccaaTATCCATCGGGATCCAAGCCCGGGGCCTTCCTCGGGACCGGGGATGTTGCAATCCCTAATcaacatgatgtcttcatcggAGAATTCAAAACGCGTAGACTAATAGTCCTCCAAGGGATGTTGTGCAAgataatcggacaatacactcccttttatggccttttgagtgacatgttggatGTCGTACTCGGTTAAAGTCATTTACCATCGAGTTACTCTACCGGTtagagtcggcttctcaaagtTGTATTTGACAGAATCCATATTAGATATCAACAGTGTCATATGAGTGAGCATGTATTGTCTTAAACGTTTGGCAGCCCATACTAGtgtgcaacaagtcttttcaagcatcaAATGTCTACTCTCGCAATCGGTGAACTTCTTtctcaagtagtatattgcatgttcttttctaccagtctcgtcatgttggccgagtacacaccccatagatcCTTTGAGGATGGtgagatacatgattaatggtctACCAGGTATATGAGGCATCAACACGGGGGGCTCTTGCAAGTACTCCTTTATTTTCTCAAATGTGCCTCGGCAATCATCGTTCCAAATGATGGCTTGATC encodes:
- the LOC127128248 gene encoding heat shock 70 kDa protein 4, which gives rise to MAKKYEGPAIGIDLGTTYSCVAVWQDQNNRAEIIHNDQGNRTTPSFVAFTNEQRLIGESAKNQAASNPTNTVFGNAKRLIGRKYSDSVIQNDIQLWPFKVVAGNDDKPEIIVKYKGEEKRLCAEEISSMILMKMCEIAEKFLESPVKNAVVTVPAYFNDSQRKATKDAGAIAGLNVMRIINEPTAAALAYGLQKRANNVGRRNVFIFDLGGGTFDVSLLTLEDDSFDVKATAGDTHLGGEDFDNRMVNHLVKEFKRKNKMDISGNSRALRRLRTACERAKRTLSFDTEATIDIDALYDGVDFHSIITRAKFEQLNMDLFEKCLDIVKSCLADAKMAKGSVDDVVLVGGSSRIPKVQQLLKDFFKEKDLCSSINPDEAVAYGAAVQAALLCEGIKNVPNLVLQDVTPLSLGKAIDGDVMNVVIPRNTSIPTKKTRKYSTLEDNQPYVSIMVYEGERMVASENNLLGLFHLSVRHAPRGLPIHVCFSIDADGILNVSAEEKTSGNKKDITITNENGRLSSKEIERMIVEAEHFKSEDMKHVKKARAMRALDAYLYNMKKVMKDNSVTSKLTAVDKVKISSAMIKGEELIDDNEQETFVFVDVLRELESIFESAMKKINKD
- the LOC127131720 gene encoding uncharacterized protein LOC127131720, encoding MAEYEACIFGIEAAIDLRIKILEVYGDSILVINQVKEDRDTRDHKLFPYKEHVLKLVPYFDEITFHHIHREENQLVDALATLASMFKVKWKNEATSFHLNYLDEPAYCLAAEDEADSHPWFYDIMKFLDNQECHMDASITDKKLDERKSITDFVFFMGDTAFT